The Helianthus annuus cultivar XRQ/B chromosome 16, HanXRQr2.0-SUNRISE, whole genome shotgun sequence genome includes a window with the following:
- the LOC110915554 gene encoding peptide methionine sulfoxide reductase, whose protein sequence is MSSHNPPALDPDTDQPNNPGHELAQFGAGCFWGVELAFQRLEGVVKTEVGYSQGHADNPNYNLVCTGSTNHCEVVRVEFDPAVCPYTNLLSLFWSRHDPTTLNRQGGDVGTQYRSGIYYYNEEQAGLAKESLEEKQKSFKNKIVTEILPAKTFYRAEEYHQQYLEKGGRQGSKQSAAKGCTDPIRCYG, encoded by the exons atgtcTTCCCATAACCCCCCGGCACTGGATCCGGATACGGATCAACCAAACAACCCTGGTCACGAATTGGCTCAGTTCGGGGCGGGTTGTTTTTGGGGTGTTGAGCTAGCCTTTCAGCGACTGGAGGGTGTCGTGAAAACGGAAGTGGGCTACTCGCAAGGCCACGCGGATAATCCTAATTACAATTTGGTTTGCACCGGATCTACCAATCACTGTGAGGTTGTTCGGGTGGAGTTTGACCCGGCTGTTTGTCCGTACACTAACTTGTTGTCTCTCTTTTGGTCTCGTCATGATCCCACTACCCTCAATCGTCAG GGTGGTGATGTGGGTACCCAGTATAGATCAGGGATATACTATTATAACGAAGAACAAGCTGGTTTAGCAAAGGAATCATTGGAAGAAAAACAGAAAAGTTTTAAAAACAAGATTGTGACGGAAATTCTTCCAGCCAAAACATTCTACAGAGCTGAGGAGTACCACCAGCAGTACCTGGAAAAGGGTGGCCGTCAGGGTTCCAAACAGAGTGCTGCAAAGGGATGCACTGACCCCATCAGGTGCTACGGGTAA
- the LOC110917229 gene encoding uncharacterized protein LOC110917229, producing the protein MPKYAKFLKDILSNKQKLEDMSYVVMNESCSAILQNRLPTKMGDPGSFTLPCLIGNMSVSHALADLGVSINLMPYKVFTKLDLGEPSPTRMSIRLADRSIKYPRGFVENMLVKID; encoded by the coding sequence ATGCCGAAGTATGCGAAGTTCTTAAAGGACATCCTCTCGAATAAGCAGAAGCTCGAGGATATGTCCTATGTGGTGATGAACGAAAGCTGCTCTGCCATTCTTCAAAATCGTCTGCCCACGAAGATGGGAGATCCAGGCAGTTTCACGCTTCCTTGCCTGATTGGAAatatgtctgttagccatgcattggctgatTTGGGAGTGAGTATCAACCTTATGCCCTATAAGGTTTTTACAAAGTTGGATCTAGGTGAGCCGTCGCCTACACGGATGAGCATTCGACTAGCTGATCGTTCTATCAAGTATCCACGTGGGTTTGTTGAGAATATGCTTGTTAAGATTGACTAG
- the LOC110917232 gene encoding uncharacterized protein LOC110917232, whose translation MELEHKAMWALKTTNLDLKTGGEARFLYIHELEELRQHAYENFVLYKERTKRLHDKRLKDRKQFQAGDLVLLYNSRLRLFPGKLHSRWTGPYTLKEVFPYGTVAIENVDGVIFKVIGHRLKLYVVGPIESAVEVIELHTPHTS comes from the coding sequence ATGGAGCTGGAACACAAGGCGATGTGGGCTCTAAAAACTACAAATCTGGACCTAAaaaccggaggtgaagcccggttcctTTATATTCACGAATTAGAAGAGCTACGACAACACGCCTATGAAAACTTCGTGTTATACAAAGAACGCACCAAGAGATTGcatgataaacgcttgaaggaccgtAAACAATTCCAAGCGGGAGATCTTGTCCTACTCTACAACTCGAGGTTGCGTCTATTTCCAGGAAAGCTGCATTCGCGTTGGACGGGTCCGTATACGCTAAAGgaggtatttccgtatgggactgtcGCAATTGAGAACGTGGACGGCGTAATTTTCAAGGTAATTGGGCATCGCTTAAAGCTCTACGTTGTCGGGCCGATTGAGTCGGCGGTGGAGGTTATCGAACTCCACACCCCGCatacatcataa
- the LOC110917225 gene encoding alpha/beta hydrolase domain-containing protein 17B, which produces MGGVTSSMAAKLAFFPPNPPFYKVVSEKSSGLLLLDRFPHRENVDVLRLPTRRGNKIVAVYVRYPMATRTLLYSHGNAADIGQMYDLFIDLSIHLKLNLIGYDYSGYGRSSGKPSEQNTYADIEAAYKCLEETYNTKQEDIILYGQSVGSGPTVYLAAAAAAATATATTTTTTIRIIITTTTIIRIIITTTTIIIIALCGVLIFHEKELEIEDRLWERCQITTRSRDGSNLNVLHVHETKKMDKPYKLKLNKFADMTNRVGSKIKHHRMLKGDQIRNKTFMYANVESVTTSVDWRTSFSQETLPMHRLFKHTIQGVAAVGYGTTLDGTKYWIVKNSWGLEWGEKGYIIRMQRDISDKKGLCGIAMEAQIISYIISQRRTLNNT; this is translated from the exons ATGGGAGGCGTGACGTCATCAATGGCGGCAAAGCTAGCATTTTTCCCACCAAACCCACCTTTTTACAAGGTGGTTAGTgagaaatcaagtgggttattGTTGTTGGACAGGTTTCCGCACCGGGAAAACGTGGACGTTTTGAGGCTACCCACTCGAAGGGGGAATAAGATCGTTGCGGTTTACGTTAGGTACCCGATGGCTACTCGTACTCTGCTTTATTCGCATGGGAATGCTGCTGATATTGGTCAGATGTATGACCTCTTCATTGATTTGAGTATTCATCTTAAACTTAATCTCATCGG GTATGATTACTCTGGATACGGACGGTCTTCTGGAAAG cCAAGTGAGCAAAACACATACGCAGATATTGAAGCTGCATATAAGTGTCTAGAAGAGACTTACAACACAAAGCAAGAAGATATCATCCTCTATGGTCAATCTGTCGGGAGTGGGCCCACCGTCTATCttgcagcagcagcagcagcagcaacagcaacagcaacaacaacaacaacaacaataagaataataataacaacaacaacaataataagaataataataacaacaacaacaataataataata GCGTTGTGTGGAGTTTTGATTTTTCATGAAAAGGAGCTTGAGATAGAGGATAGGTTGTGGGAGCGGTGTCAAATCACTACGAGAAGCAGAGACGGTTCAAATCTCAATGTGTTACATGTTCACGAAACTAAAAAAATGGACAAACCTTACAAGCTTAAGCTTAATAAGTTTGCTGACATGACAAACCGTGTGGGTTCCAAGATTAAGCATCATAGGATGCTTAAAGGGGACCAAATCCGTAACAAGACATTCATGTATGCAAATGTCGAGAGTGTCACTACTTCAGTTGATTGGAGAACATCATTCAGCCAAGAAACCCTCCCTATGCACAGATTATTTAAACACACAATTCAA GGAGTGGCAGCCGTTGGATACGGCACAACTCTAGACGGAACTAAATACTGGATAGTAAAGAACTCATGGGGACTCGAATGGGGCGAAAAAGGATACATCATCAGGATGCAAAGAGACATATCTGATAAAAAAGGGCTTTGTGGCATAGCAATGGAAGCCCAAATCATTTCTTACATCATCTCTCAAAGACGAACTCTAAACAACACATAA